The Actinotalea sp. JY-7876 sequence GGACTCCCGACCCTCCGCACTCCGACCGTCACGCACGTCGTCCAGCCCTTCAGCGCGCGCTCCACCGCCAGCCCCGACGTCGTGCGTCGCCGTCGTACCCTCACGGCCGAGGACGTCGTCGTGCTGCAGGGGCTCCGGACGACGAGCCTCGAGCGCACGGTGGTCGACTGCGCGATGACGGAGCCGGTGCGCGGTGGCGTCGTCGTCGCGGACGCAGCGCTGCACCGGGGCGCGAGCCGCGAGCGCTGCGCGCAGCTCCTCGCTTCCCTGGGCCCCCGACGCGGGGTCGTCCGCGCCCGGCTCGCCCTGGAGACGGCCGACGACGGCGCGGAGTCGGCCGGTGAGAGCCTCGCGCGCGTCGCGCTGCTCGAGGTCGGCCTCCCGCGCCCGGAGACGCAGGTGCCCGTCGAGACGCACCTCGGCACCTTCTGGGCCGATCTCGGGTGGCCGGAGCACCGAGCGCTCGCCGAGTACGACGGGCGCGGCAAGTACGCGGACAGGACCGGAGACGTCGTCGTCGCCGAGAAGCGGCGCGAGGACGCGCTCCTCGACGGCGGTTGGCGCCTGCTGCGACTCACGGCGGAGGACCTCCGCCGTCCAGCCCACCTCGCCGCACGGGTGCGCCGCGCCCTCCCGGACCTCACCCTCACCCCGCGCCCCTCCCTCTCCACCTGAGCGCCTGCCGCCCGGCGAGGTCGCACGTCTGCAGCGAGGACGCACGTGCGCAACACCGTCCTCGGTGCGGATGTGCGACCTCGACCTGGGGAGGCTCCTACGTTCGTGACGTCGCGAAGGCGTCGACGGCGGTCAGGCTCTGCAGCAGGTCCGCGGCGTCGAACGCCTGTCCCGGTGCGAGGGCGCCCGTGCCCCGGTGACGGCCGTCGAGGAGCCGGGCGACGCCCTCGACGACGATCGGCGCGGAGATCGCGTAGATGTCGCGCCCGCTCGCGGTGATGCGGCGCCGCGCGGAGCCCCGACGCACCGCGACGTCGACGACGAACCGTTGCGCGGACCGCCCGTCGTCGTCGGACGCCGTCGGCGGCGGTGTCCGGGCGTCCCGGAGCTCTTCGAGCGGCGCCGTGGTGAGCCACGAGCGGAGCTCGCCGACCTGGAGGTGGCGGTGGACGGTCATCACCTCGGAGAGCGGCAGCTCGACGACGGCCTGCTCCTCGAACGGCGGCGGGAAGGCCCAGGTCGCGGTGGCCGCCGGGGCCGCCAGGGGCACCAGGTGGCCGCCCCGGACGACCTGCCGGGTCACCGTGTTGCGCGCACCCGTCGCGCGGGTGCCTTCGGTGGGCCACCAGTGGTCCAGGGCGATCGCGACGTCGACCTCGTCCGCGGCCCGCGCGCCGTCGAGGACGGCGGTCAGGAGCAGGTCCGCGAGGCCGCCGTAGAACGCCATCGCCGGGACGACGGCGACGCCGGCTGCGCGTGCCGGGCCGTCGAGCTCGTCGTACACCGCCCGCACCACCGGCTGCTCCGCCGTCACGTCGAGGTAGTGGGCGCCGGCCGCGACGGCGGCGCGTGCGAGCGGCAGGGCGGTGTCGAGGAACGGGCCCGCGCAGTTGATCACCGCGCCGACGTCGGCGACGGCCTCGCGCAGCCGGTCCGGCTCGTCGACGCCCACCTCGCGCACCGCGAGCGCGTCGCTCGGCGACGCCGCCGCCAGGCGCTCGGCGCTGCGTCCGGCGAGCACGGGCACCAGGCCCCGGCGCACGAGCTCGCGGACCACGAACCGACCCGTGTGACCGGAGGCGCCGTAGACAAGGACCGGGGTGCTCATGCGGATCATGGTCGCGGGAACGGGCGGGCACGTCGAGGGCGCGACGCGCGCGGGGCGTGGTGGATGAGCGGGGCGCTCGCGCGCGATCCTGTTCGGCTAGCCCACTCTCCGACGCTGCCGTCTCAGCGGGTGATCGCGTAGCGGACGGCCAGCGTCCCGGCGCTCGTGGTGGCCGAGCGGAGCAGCTGCAGCCGGCGCGGGGCCGGAAGCCCGCGGAACAGGCGCTTGCCGGTCCCGAGGAGCAATGGGTGCACGAAGAGGCTGATCTCGTCGACGAGGTCGAGCCGGAAAAGCTCGGCGACGAGCACACCGCTGCCCAGGACCGTGATCGAGCCCTCGCCGCGGTCCTTCAGCTGCTGCACCGCCGACCCGAGGTCGCCGTCGACGACGGCCGTCCCCGCCCACTCGGGATGCGTCAGCGTGCGGGACACCACGTGCTTCGGCGTCGCGTTCAGGTGTCGCGCCATGGGGTTGTCGTCGGGCTGGGTGGGCCAGAAGGCCGCGAGGCTCTCGTAGGTCCGTCGCCCGAACAGGTATCCCGTCGTGGCCGCCAGCTCGCTCCCGTCCATGACCTCCTGCAGCGCGCCCCCGTAGTGCGCGCCCCAGCCGCCGTGGGCGAAGCCCCCGTCGGTGTCCTCGTCGCGCGAGCCGAGCCCTTGCATCACGCCGTCGACGCTCAGGAACTCGACGGCCACCACCTTGCGCATGGTCCTTCTCCTCTCGTTCGATGGGACGAGGCTGCCGCCCCAGGTCCGGCGGCCGCTTGAAGGAAATCGATCGGGGGCATCCGCGTGGATGAGCACGCCATCGGACTCGTGCGGCACCGGGTTCACCCCGCGCTGCGCGGCACGGTGGCCGGCGTCGTCGGTCTGCGGGAGGAGGCGCCGGGCGAGGTGCACCGCCGGCAACCGGCGGGAACCTTGGTCCCCCTGGTGGTGTCGTGGAACTCACGGCTGACCATCGACGCGCCGTCGGGCGACCAGGGCACGCACACCGCCTTCGTCGCGGGCCTCATGCCGGGTTACACCGACACGGTCTTCCGCGGTGCGCGCGAGTGCGTGCAGGTGTTCCTGACGCCGCTCGGCGTCCAGCGGGTCCTGGGCGTTCCCGGGCGCGAGGTCGCGCGACGCGTCACGGCCCTCGGTGACGTCGCGCCGGCCCTGGGCGCCGACCTCGGCGACCATCTGGCGT is a genomic window containing:
- a CDS encoding trans-acting enoyl reductase family protein — encoded protein: MSTPVLVYGASGHTGRFVVRELVRRGLVPVLAGRSAERLAAASPSDALAVREVGVDEPDRLREAVADVGAVINCAGPFLDTALPLARAAVAAGAHYLDVTAEQPVVRAVYDELDGPARAAGVAVVPAMAFYGGLADLLLTAVLDGARAADEVDVAIALDHWWPTEGTRATGARNTVTRQVVRGGHLVPLAAPAATATWAFPPPFEEQAVVELPLSEVMTVHRHLQVGELRSWLTTAPLEELRDARTPPPTASDDDGRSAQRFVVDVAVRRGSARRRITASGRDIYAISAPIVVEGVARLLDGRHRGTGALAPGQAFDAADLLQSLTAVDAFATSRT
- a CDS encoding dihydrofolate reductase family protein, translated to MRKVVAVEFLSVDGVMQGLGSRDEDTDGGFAHGGWGAHYGGALQEVMDGSELAATTGYLFGRRTYESLAAFWPTQPDDNPMARHLNATPKHVVSRTLTHPEWAGTAVVDGDLGSAVQQLKDRGEGSITVLGSGVLVAELFRLDLVDEISLFVHPLLLGTGKRLFRGLPAPRRLQLLRSATTSAGTLAVRYAITR